Proteins from a single region of Rubeoparvulum massiliense:
- a CDS encoding TOPRIM nucleotidyl transferase/hydrolase domain-containing protein, which produces MEKLRYSYEDEHISIVEIGGKHFSHFINVFAHNAVI; this is translated from the coding sequence ATGGAGAAGCTTAGGTATTCGTATGAAGATGAACATATATCAATTGTTGAAATAGGTGGTAAGCACTTTAGCCATTTTATTAATGTATTTGCACATAATGCTGTGATATGA
- a CDS encoding OLD family protein, giving the protein MQYKLFKFLKNLDETNNLNQQIFVTTHSSNITVVAGLDNMFMMNYKRHEDNVDCVQQSIQIQFRDNENSKKHMMKFLDETRSDMFFADKVILVEGLLKYYFCLNSWRSLGIRMKMNIYQLLK; this is encoded by the coding sequence ATGCAGTATAAATTATTCAAATTTCTTAAGAATCTTGATGAGACAAATAATCTAAATCAACAGATTTTTGTTACAACACACTCTTCTAATATTACTGTTGTAGCAGGTCTTGATAATATGTTTATGATGAACTATAAAAGGCATGAAGATAATGTAGACTGTGTACAGCAAAGCATACAAATACAATTTAGAGATAATGAAAACTCAAAAAAACATATGATGAAATTTTTAGATGAAACTAGATCAGATATGTTTTTTGCTGATAAGGTGATACTTGTAGAAGGATTGCTGAAATATTACTTTTGCCTAAATTCATGGAGAAGCTTAGGTATTCGTATGAAGATGAACATATATCAATTGTTGAAATAG
- a CDS encoding dihydrofolate reductase family protein, protein MLNNESRRIVLDLAVSLDGFIEDINGETDWCIMDEDMDFTKFLRSVDTILYGRKSYDLWGEYTPGKKSSDMERKMWELVHSKKKYVFSKTLTKIDNNVTIINDNIVAEVNKLKGEPGKDIWLYGGSSLITTFMKLGLVDEYRLSVHPVILGSGKPLFVDIKQRQELKLVDIRRFSSGVVQLCYHPTKE, encoded by the coding sequence ATGCTTAATAATGAATCAAGAAGAATCGTTTTAGATTTGGCGGTTTCTTTAGACGGATTTATCGAGGACATAAATGGAGAAACTGACTGGTGCATAATGGATGAAGATATGGATTTCACTAAATTTTTGCGTAGTGTTGATACAATCCTATACGGTAGGAAGTCCTATGATTTATGGGGAGAATATACCCCAGGGAAAAAAAGTTCCGATATGGAAAGAAAAATGTGGGAACTGGTTCATAGTAAGAAGAAGTATGTGTTTTCAAAAACGCTAACCAAGATAGATAATAACGTGACAATAATTAATGATAATATAGTGGCAGAAGTAAACAAATTAAAGGGAGAACCCGGCAAGGATATTTGGCTGTATGGAGGATCCAGTCTAATAACAACATTTATGAAATTAGGACTTGTTGATGAGTATAGACTTTCAGTTCATCCTGTCATTTTAGGATCAGGCAAACCTTTATTTGTTGACATAAAACAAAGACAAGAACTTAAATTAGTTGACATTAGGAGATTCTCTTCAGGCGTTGTTCAGCTCTGCTATCATCCTACTAAGGAATAG
- a CDS encoding DUF4825 domain-containing protein: protein MKNRNRIIICLLVIGIALFAAVEFIVIPHNNAEQDKYLADQQEPATHDLNSILKYKNKYMGNASNVGNLFYHLPLSNVGMNFELFSDNFELVVNYKDTAWNIGEEKMKSALIYNSTAAFALIDNLQIIDYNFSGASYQVKRADIESLYSNFSNILEQDNWSNYVQSKMDDHQYVEAAFQRVIKTK, encoded by the coding sequence ATGAAAAATAGGAACAGGATTATTATTTGCTTACTGGTGATAGGTATTGCTCTTTTTGCAGCAGTAGAGTTTATTGTTATTCCCCATAATAATGCTGAGCAGGATAAATATCTGGCCGACCAGCAGGAACCGGCTACACATGACCTAAACAGCATTCTCAAGTATAAGAATAAGTATATGGGGAACGCTTCGAATGTTGGAAATCTCTTTTACCATCTTCCGCTGAGTAATGTTGGAATGAACTTTGAATTGTTTTCAGATAACTTCGAACTTGTTGTAAATTACAAAGATACAGCTTGGAATATTGGAGAAGAAAAGATGAAAAGCGCCCTCATCTATAATTCTACGGCTGCTTTTGCACTGATAGACAACCTACAAATTATTGATTACAATTTCTCCGGAGCGTCTTACCAAGTAAAAAGGGCCGATATTGAATCGCTGTATTCAAATTTCAGTAATATCCTGGAACAGGATAATTGGTCAAATTATGTACAGAGTAAGATGGATGATCACCAATATGTAGAAGCTGCTTTTCAAAGAGTTATTAAAACGAAATAA
- a CDS encoding putative holin-like toxin, with translation MSTFEALMLSISFTGLVIAILKLTIELTRSKKDE, from the coding sequence ATGTCTACTTTTGAAGCGTTAATGTTATCCATTTCGTTTACAGGATTAGTGATCGCAATCCTGAAACTAACGATAGAATTAACACGCTCCAAAAAAGACGAATAG
- a CDS encoding IS1096 element passenger TnpR family protein encodes MLYTYDMGDNWEHEIQLIRVIEDRDKESPYLLEASGQTPPADVVA; translated from the coding sequence ATGCTCTATACCTATGATATGGGGGATAACTGGGAACATGAAATTCAGCTTATACGTGTGATCGAGGATCGCGACAAGGAATCACCCTACTTATTGGAAGCAAGTGGTCAAACACCACCAGCGGATGTGGTGGCGTAG
- a CDS encoding helix-turn-helix transcriptional regulator: protein MKNKKIKIARIECDMSQEDLANIVGVTRQTIGLIESGNYNPSLKLCIAICKALNKNLNDLFWEEP from the coding sequence ATGAAAAACAAAAAAATCAAAATTGCCAGGATTGAGTGTGATATGAGCCAGGAAGATTTGGCTAATATTGTCGGTGTCACACGGCAAACTATTGGATTGATAGAATCTGGAAATTATAATCCCTCATTGAAACTTTGCATCGCAATATGTAAAGCCCTTAACAAAAATTTAAACGACTTATTTTGGGAGGAACCATAA
- a CDS encoding DUF6773 family protein, producing MKIKDERVSQLTNKIQSEAYYVALFLLTTSVFIKSYVMDMSFSQYAVELGIILLSSVYIAIRGMFLGYEFVNNSKNGKILVVAGIVTSSLVLSIVSGIKNYSLYGDKYTGIFDGHFIAALVVTFFSTMIFISVVVVLLYWMNKIGQQRIEKKLNEEDELD from the coding sequence ATGAAAATCAAAGATGAACGTGTTTCACAATTGACTAACAAAATTCAAAGCGAAGCCTATTATGTGGCTCTATTCCTTTTAACTACTTCTGTTTTTATTAAATCCTATGTGATGGATATGTCTTTCTCGCAGTATGCAGTAGAACTTGGCATTATTCTTCTATCATCCGTTTATATTGCAATAAGGGGCATGTTCCTTGGATATGAATTTGTGAATAACTCTAAAAATGGAAAGATATTGGTAGTAGCAGGTATTGTAACGTCAAGCCTTGTTTTAAGCATTGTAAGCGGAATAAAAAACTACTCCTTATACGGCGATAAGTACACCGGAATATTCGACGGACATTTTATTGCAGCGTTAGTGGTTACTTTTTTTTCTACAATGATTTTCATCTCGGTTGTAGTTGTGCTGCTATATTGGATGAATAAGATAGGGCAACAAAGGATTGAAAAAAAACTTAATGAAGAAGATGAACTCGATTGA
- a CDS encoding helix-turn-helix domain-containing protein, whose translation MNIADRIQSLRKTRGISQEQLADELGVSRQAVSKWESEQSMPDIEKIIMMSNYFEVTTDYLLKGIEPQTDAMQKKASAAIFSAVGTAFNFIGLVVAIMIWEDKQTPTAVAVGFILMAIGCMIFVIGQIIGEKDSKKSSLKYFSLINTWILLLMPISWIFNFVDGTVGGFSWTFTPLPQLGNSYISYGLCWLIYFILCVAINFYIIVISRKETR comes from the coding sequence ATGAACATAGCAGATAGAATACAAAGTTTAAGAAAAACAAGAGGAATTTCACAAGAACAACTTGCAGATGAATTGGGGGTATCCCGTCAGGCAGTATCTAAATGGGAGAGCGAACAGAGCATGCCGGATATTGAAAAAATTATTATGATGAGCAATTATTTCGAGGTTACGACGGATTATTTATTAAAAGGAATTGAACCTCAAACAGATGCAATGCAAAAGAAAGCTAGCGCTGCCATTTTTTCAGCTGTAGGTACGGCTTTTAATTTCATTGGTTTAGTTGTTGCAATTATGATATGGGAAGATAAACAGACACCAACCGCTGTTGCAGTAGGGTTTATTTTAATGGCGATAGGCTGCATGATTTTTGTGATAGGACAGATAATTGGAGAAAAAGATTCTAAAAAATCTTCTTTAAAGTATTTTTCATTGATAAATACATGGATTTTATTATTAATGCCGATATCATGGATATTCAATTTCGTAGATGGAACAGTAGGGGGATTTTCGTGGACTTTCACCCCGTTGCCTCAGCTTGGGAATTCTTATATATCATATGGTTTATGCTGGTTAATTTATTTCATTTTATGTGTAGCAATAAATTTCTATATTATTGTCATTTCCAGAAAAGAAACAAGATGA
- a CDS encoding macrolide family glycosyltransferase: MSKIAFFGIPAHGHTNPTLAVVKELVRRGHEVRYYSYDCLKEKIEATGAEYISCDSYDIQMKLMPQDGERIGKDIAFSTEILVKTTLAMDDTIIDEMSQWKSDCIVADSMALWGKLAAYKLSVPFISSTTTFAFNQHSAKIMKQDITQLLKMLFSIPKANKLIKKLRAKGYPVKNILSVVQNDNDTNTIVYTSPEFQPCSDTFSDKYTFVGPSIRTLDHDVIKPQRRTIYISMGTVNNLMKNFYRNCIVALKDSDFDVIMSVGELIDLEGFGDLPQNFTIARSVNQIEVLQQVDAFLTHCGMNSVSEALYYKVPLVLFPQTPEQGGVAYRVNELGAGIYLQEDSPEKIKEAIQEVLKNHSYKQSAEEISNGFHRCGGYRLAADKIENLINKEQ, from the coding sequence ATGAGTAAAATCGCCTTTTTTGGTATTCCAGCACATGGACATACCAATCCTACCTTGGCGGTAGTAAAAGAATTGGTCAGGCGCGGGCATGAGGTTCGATATTATTCATATGATTGTTTAAAAGAGAAAATAGAAGCAACAGGTGCGGAATATATCTCCTGTGATTCTTACGATATTCAGATGAAGCTAATGCCACAAGATGGGGAGCGGATTGGTAAAGATATTGCATTTTCAACAGAGATTTTAGTGAAAACAACACTAGCAATGGATGATACGATTATAGATGAAATGTCCCAGTGGAAATCGGATTGTATTGTTGCAGATTCCATGGCATTGTGGGGTAAATTGGCCGCCTATAAGCTCTCTGTACCATTTATATCTTCCACCACAACATTTGCGTTTAACCAGCATTCTGCCAAAATAATGAAACAAGATATCACTCAATTATTAAAGATGCTGTTTTCCATACCAAAAGCAAATAAGTTGATTAAAAAATTACGGGCAAAGGGATATCCAGTGAAAAATATTCTATCTGTTGTGCAAAATGATAATGATACCAATACTATTGTATATACATCGCCTGAGTTCCAGCCATGCTCTGATACTTTTTCAGATAAATATACCTTTGTTGGTCCATCGATAAGAACATTAGATCACGATGTTATAAAACCGCAAAGGAGAACGATTTATATCTCTATGGGAACAGTAAATAATTTAATGAAAAATTTTTATAGGAACTGCATAGTTGCACTAAAAGACTCTGATTTTGATGTTATCATGTCTGTAGGTGAATTAATTGATTTGGAAGGGTTTGGAGATCTGCCGCAGAATTTCACGATAGCGAGAAGTGTGAACCAAATTGAAGTGCTACAGCAGGTAGATGCATTTTTAACTCATTGTGGAATGAACAGTGTCAGTGAAGCACTTTATTATAAGGTCCCATTGGTTTTGTTTCCTCAAACACCGGAACAGGGTGGTGTTGCCTATCGAGTAAATGAATTGGGTGCAGGGATCTATTTGCAAGAGGATTCGCCAGAAAAAATTAAAGAAGCAATACAGGAAGTGTTGAAAAACCATTCCTATAAGCAATCTGCAGAAGAAATATCAAATGGTTTTCATAGGTGCGGAGGGTATAGATTGGCAGCTGATAAAATTGAAAATCTCATTAATAAGGAACAATAA
- a CDS encoding AbrB/MazE/SpoVT family DNA-binding domain-containing protein, with amino-acid sequence MKEEIKDGKFMGSAKVGPKGQIVIPKEVRDMFGISPGDTLIVLADAERGIAIERFDTFNQIADAIFSGKAKQLYPDHTEEDSISFAKSIKAIREGIDDE; translated from the coding sequence TTGAAAGAAGAAATAAAGGATGGTAAGTTCATGGGTTCGGCTAAGGTTGGTCCTAAAGGTCAGATTGTAATTCCTAAAGAAGTAAGGGATATGTTTGGTATTTCTCCAGGGGATACACTTATCGTACTAGCAGATGCGGAGAGAGGAATTGCAATTGAAAGGTTTGATACTTTCAACCAAATCGCCGATGCTATTTTTTCGGGAAAAGCAAAACAATTATATCCTGACCACACAGAAGAAGATTCCATATCATTTGCAAAGTCAATAAAGGCAATAAGAGAGGGAATTGATGATGAGTAA
- a CDS encoding IS3 family transposase translates to MFTYQERIKAVQLLTQYDMSYATVIRELGYPSKGALINWYKEYIENGDLHKDFIRKSKYNEEERQKAVAYYLDHGKCVSRTARILGYPSRPELDAWIKELAPEEKKYCRSGGSLIKYTREQKEKAVISLCSRSKTAKEVADEIGVSCEVLYNWKRQLLKEGREPKMTKKDKVSNTSTDVKHEGQITDILAEKKHLTKQVDELQKEIYHMQLERDILEKAAEIIKKEKDINLATFTNHEKAIVINALREKYFLKDLLRILHMAKSSYCYQAFILNKSDKYADLRKEVKKAFNGSSSRYGYRRIHSAIKSAGTVISEKVIRRIMKEEQFIVPRIRRRKYNSYKGEISPEVANVIHRDFHADKPNVKWLRDITEFHIPAGKIYLSPIIDCFDGLPVSWTIGTSPDAELVNRMLDEAISVLKEGEHPVIHSDRGSHYRWPGWIERVEKAQLTRSMSKKGCSPDNSACEGFFGRLKNEMFYNRHWTGITINQFIKQLDEYIKWYPSKRIKLSQGGMSPLDYRRSLGLAV, encoded by the coding sequence ATGTTTACCTATCAGGAAAGAATTAAGGCAGTCCAGTTATTAACACAGTACGATATGAGTTATGCAACAGTAATACGTGAACTAGGATACCCTTCAAAGGGGGCGCTTATCAACTGGTACAAAGAATACATCGAAAATGGTGATCTTCATAAGGATTTCATAAGAAAGTCAAAATACAACGAAGAAGAACGCCAAAAGGCTGTTGCTTACTACTTGGATCACGGCAAATGCGTTTCCCGTACAGCTAGGATCCTGGGATATCCTAGCAGACCTGAACTTGACGCTTGGATCAAAGAGCTGGCCCCTGAAGAAAAGAAATATTGTCGGTCAGGAGGATCACTGATAAAGTATACGCGTGAACAAAAAGAAAAAGCAGTCATTTCCTTGTGCTCAAGAAGCAAAACCGCTAAAGAGGTTGCTGATGAAATTGGGGTATCCTGTGAAGTCCTTTATAACTGGAAAAGGCAGCTTTTAAAAGAAGGACGCGAACCAAAAATGACAAAGAAAGACAAAGTTTCAAATACATCAACTGATGTCAAACATGAAGGGCAAATAACCGATATACTGGCTGAAAAAAAGCACCTGACAAAACAAGTAGATGAACTTCAAAAAGAAATTTACCACATGCAGCTGGAGCGGGACATATTAGAAAAAGCCGCAGAAATCATAAAAAAAGAAAAGGACATTAATCTTGCAACATTCACTAATCATGAGAAGGCTATAGTGATTAATGCCCTAAGAGAAAAATATTTTCTGAAGGATCTTCTTCGAATTCTCCATATGGCCAAAAGCAGCTATTGTTACCAAGCCTTTATCCTGAACAAAAGTGATAAATATGCTGACTTGCGTAAAGAAGTAAAGAAAGCATTTAATGGATCTTCCAGTCGTTACGGTTATCGTAGAATCCATTCTGCCATTAAATCAGCCGGCACAGTCATATCAGAAAAGGTAATTCGCCGGATTATGAAGGAAGAGCAATTCATCGTACCCAGAATAAGGCGCAGGAAATACAACTCATACAAAGGTGAAATTAGCCCGGAGGTAGCGAATGTTATTCATCGGGATTTCCATGCGGACAAGCCAAATGTAAAATGGCTTAGAGATATAACGGAATTTCATATCCCAGCCGGGAAAATATATCTGTCTCCCATAATTGACTGCTTTGATGGGCTGCCAGTAAGTTGGACCATTGGAACATCACCGGATGCTGAATTAGTTAATAGAATGCTTGATGAGGCAATCTCTGTACTTAAAGAGGGTGAGCACCCCGTAATTCATTCAGACCGTGGCAGCCATTATCGTTGGCCAGGTTGGATAGAACGAGTGGAAAAGGCTCAACTTACACGCTCAATGTCAAAGAAAGGTTGTTCACCTGATAACTCCGCCTGTGAAGGCTTCTTTGGCAGACTCAAAAATGAGATGTTTTACAATCGCCACTGGACCGGTATTACAATAAATCAATTCATAAAGCAACTTGATGAATACATAAAGTGGTATCCATCAAAACGGATTAAGTTATCGCAAGGTGGAATGAGTCCTTTAGATTACAGAAGAAGTCTGGGGTTGGCTGTTTAA
- a CDS encoding DUF499 domain-containing protein, which yields MNSGRVSLDKIPNVKPVLQRAGLTALPKANVAVLVGTALDPTKSKRPNNMPGITISTIWGEMAAQLAESAKLYDYVKEADKKGVSPGSEALKNLFDAAAPCLILMDELVAYAKKIYLTLLTGRGQGMVVFVTLNQNFYIPSIQISSIILLKLHKLKIREGPC from the coding sequence ATGAATAGTGGTAGGGTTTCCCTTGATAAAATACCAAATGTAAAGCCTGTATTACAGCGGGCTGGTTTGACAGCTCTGCCGAAAGCGAACGTAGCGGTTCTGGTGGGTACGGCGCTTGACCCCACCAAGAGTAAACGGCCGAACAATATGCCAGGCATCACCATCAGCACCATATGGGGTGAGATGGCGGCGCAGCTTGCAGAGTCAGCGAAACTCTATGATTATGTTAAAGAAGCGGACAAAAAAGGGGTATCACCCGGTTCTGAAGCGTTGAAGAACCTTTTCGACGCCGCTGCTCCCTGCCTTATCCTTATGGACGAGCTGGTTGCTTACGCCAAGAAAATTTATCTGACCTTGCTCACTGGGCGAGGTCAGGGGATGGTCGTTTTTGTTACTTTAAATCAGAATTTTTATATTCCATCTATTCAAATATCCAGTATAATATTATTAAAATTACATAAATTGAAAATTAGAGAAGGGCCATGTTGA
- a CDS encoding alpha/beta hydrolase, giving the protein MQKKININLYGNKKKSPLIFLHGLNWTHLIWNSVIKQLKDDYFIVAIDLPGHGNSMRLQNYSFNNIANVIHETISDLNLKQKLTIIGSSIGASIALTFASMYDMVKTTILVDGGFFALKEVEGLTWEDIKNDSFPNEVLKSKESFVNYMKSDNPTLWNENIEQAVLDQVKWSTEHQTYQFKISDDDQIQYMKNEWNLDIITLLKSVKSKVVLLIADNNSDDVFLNSKIEIFQKNCKNSIVYRLHNTDHLIMLDSEKEFIRIVKEQI; this is encoded by the coding sequence ATGCAAAAAAAAATCAATATAAATTTATATGGAAATAAGAAAAAATCACCTCTAATATTTCTACATGGATTAAATTGGACACATCTTATTTGGAACTCTGTAATTAAACAACTAAAAGATGACTATTTTATAGTAGCTATAGATCTACCTGGACACGGAAATAGTATGAGGTTACAAAATTATTCATTTAACAATATCGCTAATGTAATACACGAAACCATTTCTGATTTAAATTTAAAACAAAAATTAACTATTATAGGTAGTTCTATAGGTGCATCTATAGCACTAACTTTCGCTAGTATGTATGATATGGTAAAAACTACAATATTAGTTGATGGTGGCTTTTTTGCATTAAAAGAAGTCGAAGGACTAACATGGGAAGATATAAAAAATGACAGTTTCCCAAATGAAGTTTTAAAAAGCAAAGAATCTTTTGTAAATTATATGAAAAGTGATAATCCAACTTTATGGAACGAAAACATAGAACAAGCTGTACTTGATCAAGTTAAATGGTCTACTGAACATCAAACATATCAATTCAAAATATCAGATGATGACCAGATTCAATATATGAAAAATGAATGGAATCTTGATATAATAACATTACTAAAGAGTGTAAAATCTAAAGTTGTCTTATTAATTGCTGATAATAATTCAGATGATGTTTTTTTAAATTCCAAGATTGAAATTTTCCAAAAAAATTGTAAAAATTCTATAGTTTATCGTTTGCATAATACAGATCACTTAATTATGTTAGATTCTGAAAAAGAATTCATAAGAATAGTTAAAGAACAAATTTAA
- a CDS encoding recombinase family protein yields MKEVEVIKPKKNKFDRASGKELSKIRVAPYCRVSTDSAEQMASYDSQVAYYEQKIAENPKWELAKIYSDAGISGTNIDKRLGFQEMIRDAMAGEFDLVITKSISRFGRNTKDVLEYTRLLKKHNVAVLFEKENINTFSMQGEVAMTVLTSIAQQESESISTNVKMGLKMKMKRGELVGFQGCLGYDYDKETQELVINEEEAGVVRFIFDSYNQGKGARLIGNELKEKGYKTKRGSTNWPDSTIRGILKNEKYMGDLLLGKTFTVDPITKQRLDNMGEEEKYYIKDHHEPIVSKETFEKAQSIRNKRNCNMEKGRLKRYSRQYTFSSKIECGFCETTVGRRAWNSGTKNKKVVWHCIKSSKHGKKFCPDSKGIHEAVIEEAFVKVFNEMCQHNREIIEEFISTIESTLSESTSKKELSALNKELSLVEDKIKKLIDLHIDGAIDRENYDNKSIELNKDKERLIKETNELSLTASEEKEMKTRLKSFRKYFDANKPLKKFDADVFESIVEKIILGGIDDKGKKDPYQLTFVFKTGPKSTITMGKELYSHLSPDTC; encoded by the coding sequence ATGAAAGAAGTAGAAGTTATAAAACCTAAAAAGAATAAGTTTGACCGTGCATCAGGGAAAGAACTCTCCAAAATAAGAGTTGCGCCTTACTGCAGAGTCAGCACCGATTCGGCTGAACAGATGGCAAGTTACGATTCTCAAGTGGCTTATTATGAACAAAAGATTGCAGAAAACCCTAAATGGGAATTGGCAAAGATATATTCTGATGCCGGTATAAGTGGCACCAATATTGATAAACGCCTTGGCTTTCAAGAGATGATTCGTGATGCCATGGCAGGAGAGTTTGACCTAGTCATTACCAAAAGCATCTCTAGGTTCGGTAGAAATACAAAGGATGTGCTGGAATACACCAGACTGTTAAAGAAGCACAATGTAGCAGTTTTATTTGAAAAAGAAAATATTAATACCTTCTCCATGCAAGGTGAAGTAGCTATGACTGTTTTAACGTCAATAGCCCAACAGGAAAGTGAAAGTATTTCAACCAATGTAAAAATGGGTCTAAAGATGAAAATGAAGCGTGGAGAACTAGTTGGTTTTCAAGGTTGTTTAGGTTATGACTATGATAAAGAAACCCAAGAACTGGTCATCAATGAAGAAGAAGCTGGGGTCGTCCGATTTATCTTTGATTCTTATAATCAAGGCAAAGGTGCCCGTCTTATTGGAAATGAATTAAAAGAAAAAGGTTATAAGACTAAAAGAGGTAGCACTAATTGGCCTGACAGCACCATCAGAGGCATATTAAAGAATGAAAAATACATGGGCGATTTACTCCTAGGCAAGACATTTACAGTTGATCCAATCACCAAGCAGCGCCTGGATAATATGGGAGAAGAAGAAAAATATTATATCAAAGACCATCATGAGCCTATCGTTAGTAAAGAAACCTTTGAAAAAGCCCAATCTATTAGAAACAAGCGTAATTGCAACATGGAAAAAGGACGATTGAAACGCTATAGCAGACAGTATACCTTTAGCAGTAAGATTGAGTGTGGCTTCTGTGAAACCACTGTTGGCAGAAGGGCATGGAACTCAGGCACCAAGAATAAAAAAGTGGTGTGGCACTGTATAAAATCAAGTAAACATGGTAAGAAGTTCTGCCCAGATAGTAAAGGCATTCATGAAGCTGTTATTGAAGAAGCTTTTGTTAAAGTCTTTAACGAAATGTGCCAGCATAACAGAGAGATCATAGAAGAGTTTATATCAACCATCGAAAGTACATTAAGTGAAAGCACTAGTAAGAAAGAGCTTTCAGCTCTAAACAAAGAGCTTAGCCTAGTAGAAGATAAAATCAAAAAGCTAATTGATCTTCATATTGATGGCGCCATAGACCGAGAAAATTATGATAACAAATCTATAGAACTCAATAAAGACAAAGAACGACTGATCAAAGAAACCAATGAACTGTCTTTAACAGCTAGTGAAGAAAAGGAAATGAAAACAAGGCTTAAAAGTTTTAGAAAGTACTTCGATGCCAACAAGCCCCTTAAGAAGTTCGATGCAGATGTCTTTGAATCTATAGTCGAGAAGATTATACTCGGTGGTATTGATGATAAAGGAAAAAAAGATCCTTATCAACTGACTTTCGTATTTAAAACCGGTCCAAAATCAACAATTACTATGGGTAAAGAATTATATTCCCACTTATCACCCGACACATGTTGA
- a CDS encoding virulence RhuM family protein, whose amino-acid sequence MEHNNDLLIYQTEDGKTKIDVRLENETVWMTQKAIAELYQKGVNTINEHIKNIYAEGELEENRTIRENRIVQTEGNREVERTVRFYNLELIIAVGYRVRSSRGTQFRRWATERLNEYLVKGFTMDDERLKGMRNIGDDYFDELLERIRDIRASEKRFYKKITDIYALSIDYDGKSEEAKKFFATVQNKLHFAIHGHTAAELIEQRADASKDNMGLTTWKGEKVRKGDVTVAKNYLTEKEIKTLNRIVTMYLDYAEDQAERRNPMYMKDWEEKLNAFLKFNERDILTGAGSISHEVAKELAEKEYEKFNQKRLSTPEKDDFDVYLEEHEWTHKK is encoded by the coding sequence TTGGAACACAATAATGATTTACTTATATATCAGACAGAAGACGGTAAAACAAAAATAGATGTAAGACTTGAAAATGAAACCGTATGGATGACACAGAAGGCGATTGCTGAGCTTTATCAAAAAGGTGTTAATACCATTAATGAGCATATAAAAAATATTTATGCTGAAGGTGAACTTGAAGAAAATCGAACTATTCGGGAAAACCGAATAGTTCAAACTGAGGGAAATAGAGAGGTTGAGAGAACAGTACGTTTTTATAACCTAGAGTTAATCATTGCTGTTGGTTACCGAGTACGCTCTAGCAGAGGTACACAATTTAGACGCTGGGCAACAGAAAGATTAAATGAGTACTTAGTCAAAGGTTTTACCATGGATGATGAACGTCTTAAGGGTATGCGTAACATTGGTGATGATTATTTTGATGAGCTTTTAGAACGAATTCGTGATATTAGAGCTTCAGAAAAAAGGTTTTATAAGAAAATCACGGATATCTATGCTTTATCTATAGATTATGATGGAAAATCAGAAGAAGCTAAAAAGTTCTTTGCAACGGTGCAAAACAAGCTTCATTTTGCTATTCATGGACATACAGCAGCAGAACTCATTGAGCAAAGAGCCGATGCTTCAAAAGACAATATGGGACTTACAACTTGGAAGGGTGAAAAAGTGCGTAAGGGTGATGTGACAGTAGCTAAGAATTATTTGACGGAAAAAGAAATAAAAACCCTCAACCGTATTGTAACCATGTATCTAGATTATGCAGAAGATCAAGCAGAAAGGCGTAATCCAATGTATATGAAGGATTGGGAAGAAAAATTGAATGCCTTCCTAAAATTTAATGAGCGAGACATACTTACTGGAGCAGGTTCTATTTCCCATGAAGTAGCTAAGGAACTTGCTGAAAAAGAATATGAGAAGTTTAATCAAAAACGTTTAAGTACACCTGAAAAGGATGATTTTGATGTGTATTTAGAAGAACATGAATGGACACATAAGAAGTAA